ACGCTTAGATCGATCGCCGTGACATTAATCGTGGGGACCCGCACCGATATCGCCTCAAAACGATCGAGGAACTGCGGGAAAACCCGGGTTATCCCTGCCGACAGTTTGGTGTCCACCGGAATGATGGACTGACTGGCCGCACGGGTACGCCGCAGGTCATGATGATAGGCATCAATCACCGGCTGATCGTTCATTGATGAATGGATTGTGGTCACCGTTCCATTTTCAATGCCGAATGCATCATCCAGCAGTTTAATTATAGGAATAATACAATTGGTTGTGCAGGAGGCATTGGAAACGATGCGATGTTCGGCCATTAATTGTTGATGATTCACGCCAAATACCACCGTTGCATCCAAATCCGCGGTTCCCGGATGTGAGAACAAGACTTTCTTCGCTCCTGCCGCCAAATGCGCTTCGCCATCGGCGCGACTGCCATATACGCCACTGCAATCCAGCACCACATCTACGCTAAGTTCACCCCAGGGCAACTGCTCGATCTCCGCCTGGTGCAACAGGCGGATGCAATCATCCCCAACGTATAGCTGATCGCACTCCTGGCGAATATCCCAGGGGAAACGACCGTGACTCGAATCGTATTTGAGCAGGTGGGCAATCCCCTCCGCACTCGCCAGTTCATTAATGGCAACAACGCTAATTTCTGCCCGGCGGCCCGATTCATACAGCGCACGTAAAACACTGCGACCAATACGGCCAAAGCCGTTTATCGCAATACGGATTGTCATGGCGTTCCCTGTGTTGTGGTGTTCATATCATCGCCATAGGATATACCCTTCTTGCATGAAGTTGCAGCACAGTTGCGCCCCTTCCTTCGAAGAGAGTCAGTGAGTTGCAAGGGGGAAGCCGCTTCTCGAACGCAAGGCCAAAACGATGCCGGAAATCCCTTGTCAGAATGCAATCAACATCACAACTGAAACGCTTCAGCCAGCATAAACGAATTAGTGTTTAAAAAGAAATATTCTCGCTCGACACACCTCAGAAGAGTGACCTGCGTCATAAAAAAACCGCCAGATCAAAATGCTGGCGGTTTCAAGACTTCGTGCGGTAAAGCAAAACGTGATTACTTCAGTAATGCCTGCGCTTTTGCGACCACGTTATCCACAGTGAAGCCGAACTCTTCAAACAGCAGCTCAGCGGGCGCAGACTCACCAAAGCTCGTCATTCCAACAATAGCCCCGTTCAGGCCCACGTACTTGTACCAGTAATCGGCGATACTCGCCTCAACCGCTACCCGCGCGCTCACCGATTTCGGCAGCACCGCCTCACGATAGGTCGCATCCTGTTTGTCAAATGCATCCGTTGACGGCATCGACACCACGCGAACCTTATGCCCTGCCGCCGTCAGTTTGTCATATGCGCCAACCGCCAGCTCGACCTCCGAACCGGTGGCTATCAGGATGACATCCGGCTGGCCGCCGCTGTCTTTCAGCACGTACGCGCCTTTAGCCACATCCGCCAGTTGCTGTGCAGTACGCTCCTGCTGCGCCAGATTTTGTCGGGACAGAATCAGCGCCGTCGGGCCGTCCTGACGCTCAATGGCATATTTCCACGCTATCGCCGTTTCCACCTGATCCGCCGGACGCCATACGCTCATGTTCGGCGTCACACGCAGACTGGCCAACTGCTCGACCGGCTGATGCGTCGGGCCGTCTTCCCCCAGACCGATGGAGTCGTGGGTATAGACGTAAATACTGCGGATTTTCATCAGCGCCGCCATACGCACCGCGTTACGGGCGTATTCCACAAACATCAGGAAGGTGGCGGTGTACGGCAGGAAACCGCCGTGCAACGCTATTCCGTTGGCGATAGCGGTCATGCCGAATT
This is a stretch of genomic DNA from Brenneria rubrifaciens. It encodes these proteins:
- the epd gene encoding erythrose-4-phosphate dehydrogenase yields the protein MTIRIAINGFGRIGRSVLRALYESGRRAEISVVAINELASAEGIAHLLKYDSSHGRFPWDIRQECDQLYVGDDCIRLLHQAEIEQLPWGELSVDVVLDCSGVYGSRADGEAHLAAGAKKVLFSHPGTADLDATVVFGVNHQQLMAEHRIVSNASCTTNCIIPIIKLLDDAFGIENGTVTTIHSSMNDQPVIDAYHHDLRRTRAASQSIIPVDTKLSAGITRVFPQFLDRFEAISVRVPTINVTAIDLSVSVKKPVNVNEINALLQKSAHEAFRGIVDYTELPLVSADFNHDPHSAIVDGTQTRVSGRHLVKTLVWCDNEWGFANRMLDTTRAMAACGF